One genomic region from Cytophagales bacterium encodes:
- a CDS encoding cytochrome c oxidase subunit I encodes MAKAGTKTQQIDTKEGDGFAHIEENGLGHDHDHKKESFITKYVFSQDHKIIGKQFMFTGIFWALIGAALSVLMRLQLGYPDMEMGFLKPILGAWIQNGKIDQEFYLAMITMHGTIMVFFVLTAGLSGTFSNYLIPLQCGSRDMASPFINMLSYWFFFASSLVMFWSFFVQSGPAAGGWTVYPPLSALPQAIAGSGLGMTLWLVSMALFILAMLMGGINYITTVINLRTPGLSFAKLPLTIWAFFLTAILGLLSFPVLFSASLLLIFDRSFGTSFYLSEIYIAGEALHNIGGSAILFQHLFWFLGHPEVYIVMLPALGITSEIIATCSRKPIFGYKAMVGSLLAIAGLSFIVWAHHMFITGMNPFLGSVFMILTFIIAVPSAVKVFNYIATLYRGNIIFTPALLFSIGLVSVFISGGLTGLFLGSPAIDIQLHDTYFVVAHFHIVMGMSSLFGVIAGVYHWFPKMFGRMMDEKLGYLHFWLTFASVYLVFFPMHYIGMAGVPRRYYSFTGFDAFDKFADLNSMISMFAFVAVSAQLIFLFNFFYSIFKGRRAPQNPWNSNTLEWTADPKPIHGNWSGEIPTVYRGPYDYSKPGAKDDFIPQNVPYSKTKESNTPEENEKIALEKDLAKIVREEEWT; translated from the coding sequence ATGGCAAAAGCAGGCACAAAAACCCAGCAAATTGATACCAAAGAAGGAGACGGTTTTGCTCATATTGAGGAAAACGGACTTGGACACGATCACGATCATAAAAAAGAATCCTTTATCACTAAGTACGTTTTCAGCCAGGACCATAAGATCATTGGCAAGCAGTTTATGTTTACCGGTATCTTCTGGGCTTTGATCGGGGCTGCCCTGTCTGTTTTGATGAGGCTGCAGCTTGGTTATCCCGATATGGAAATGGGATTTCTCAAACCTATATTAGGGGCATGGATTCAAAATGGTAAGATCGACCAGGAATTTTATCTGGCCATGATCACCATGCATGGTACCATCATGGTGTTTTTTGTGCTAACTGCCGGATTGAGCGGAACCTTCAGCAATTACCTCATTCCCCTCCAGTGCGGCTCCCGCGATATGGCGTCACCCTTTATCAATATGCTCTCCTACTGGTTTTTCTTTGCCTCCAGTCTGGTTATGTTCTGGTCATTTTTTGTTCAGTCTGGCCCTGCGGCTGGGGGATGGACCGTTTATCCGCCCTTAAGCGCCTTACCCCAGGCTATTGCAGGTTCGGGATTGGGGATGACCTTATGGCTTGTCAGCATGGCCTTGTTTATATTGGCTATGTTAATGGGAGGCATCAATTATATCACTACGGTGATCAACCTCAGAACACCAGGGCTGTCTTTCGCTAAATTGCCTTTAACTATATGGGCATTTTTCCTCACTGCTATTCTTGGTTTACTATCATTTCCTGTATTGTTTTCAGCATCTTTATTATTGATCTTTGACAGGAGTTTTGGGACCAGCTTTTACTTGTCAGAAATTTATATCGCAGGAGAAGCGCTCCATAATATTGGTGGAAGCGCTATTCTGTTTCAGCATCTGTTCTGGTTTTTGGGCCATCCTGAAGTTTATATTGTTATGCTGCCGGCATTGGGCATCACATCAGAGATCATTGCTACCTGTTCAAGGAAACCTATCTTTGGATACAAGGCAATGGTTGGTTCGCTTTTGGCCATTGCGGGTCTCTCATTTATTGTATGGGCGCACCATATGTTTATAACAGGTATGAACCCGTTTCTGGGGTCAGTCTTTATGATCCTCACTTTCATCATAGCCGTTCCTTCTGCCGTTAAGGTATTTAACTATATCGCCACTCTGTACAGGGGGAATATCATTTTTACGCCTGCATTGCTGTTTTCTATAGGCCTTGTTTCCGTATTTATTTCAGGCGGCTTAACAGGGCTTTTCCTGGGTAGTCCTGCCATTGATATTCAACTGCACGACACCTATTTTGTGGTTGCTCACTTTCATATCGTGATGGGTATGTCTTCTTTATTTGGTGTAATAGCAGGTGTTTATCACTGGTTCCCCAAGATGTTTGGCAGGATGATGGATGAAAAGCTTGGGTATTTGCATTTCTGGCTCACCTTTGCTTCTGTTTATTTGGTGTTTTTCCCCATGCACTATATTGGTATGGCAGGGGTTCCAAGGAGATACTATTCCTTTACCGGCTTTGATGCCTTTGATAAATTTGCAGACCTGAATTCAATGATCAGTATGTTTGCTTTCGTTGCAGTGAGCGCTCAATTGATATTCTTGTTCAATTTCTTCTACAGTATTTTCAAAGGACGCAGAGCGCCACAAAATCCCTGGAACTCCAACACGCTGGAATGGACTGCCGATCCCAAGCCAATTCACGGCAACTGGTCAGGTGAAATTCCTACCGTTTATCGCGGCCCTTATGATTACAGCAAGCCCGGGGCAAAGGATGACTTTATACCTCAAAATGTCCCTTATTCAAAAACCAAAGAATCCAACACGCCTGAAGAAAATGAGAAGATAGCTTTGGAAAAAGACCTGGCGAAAATTGTACGTGAGGAAGAATGGACGTAA
- a CDS encoding quinol:cytochrome C oxidoreductase: protein MEEKFEFTKKAKKSLMTMIGAGILLVILGIVLMNVGGHGEHEGGEALNHVLHWSKRLWANLWLNNVWFTGIALIGVFFLSMQYVAWAGWSVSIKRVPEAFGYFLPVAGVLMLIIFLVANHDLFHWTHEYLYDKNDARYDEILDGKSGFLNMPFFTSRMVGYFVLWFGLFWLIRKYSLTEDISGGLEHFNKLRMICAFFMVIFGVTSSMAAWDWIMSIDAHWFSTMIGWYVFSSWFVSGLCFITLIVIYLKQNGYLAIVNENHIHNLALFVFAFSVFWTYLWFCQFFLIYYANIPEESIYFVQRLLSDQYAPWFFATLIINFIFPFLALMTRDSKRHMAIVKIVCMLVLFGHWLDFYLMVMPGTVHEQGGIGFMEIGVTVIYIGIFLYTVLFALSKASLIAKHHPMLEESVHHTV from the coding sequence ATGGAAGAAAAATTTGAATTTACAAAAAAGGCTAAAAAAAGCCTGATGACAATGATCGGTGCCGGTATCTTATTGGTGATACTCGGAATTGTATTAATGAACGTTGGCGGTCACGGTGAGCATGAGGGAGGAGAAGCTCTAAATCATGTTCTCCACTGGTCAAAAAGACTATGGGCGAATCTTTGGCTCAATAATGTCTGGTTTACAGGTATAGCGCTTATTGGTGTGTTCTTCCTTTCTATGCAATATGTAGCATGGGCAGGATGGTCGGTGTCAATAAAGCGAGTCCCGGAAGCTTTTGGCTACTTTTTGCCTGTTGCAGGTGTACTGATGCTAATTATATTTCTTGTTGCAAACCATGACCTGTTTCATTGGACACACGAATATCTTTATGATAAAAACGATGCAAGGTATGATGAAATACTCGATGGAAAGAGTGGCTTTCTGAATATGCCATTTTTTACTTCCAGGATGGTAGGATATTTTGTATTATGGTTCGGGCTGTTCTGGTTGATCAGAAAATATTCTCTTACGGAAGATATTAGTGGCGGGCTTGAACATTTTAATAAGCTAAGAATGATCTGCGCTTTTTTTATGGTAATTTTTGGCGTTACCTCTTCTATGGCTGCCTGGGATTGGATCATGTCCATTGACGCTCACTGGTTCAGCACCATGATCGGGTGGTATGTGTTTTCAAGCTGGTTTGTTTCAGGGTTGTGCTTTATTACATTGATAGTAATATATCTCAAACAAAATGGCTATTTGGCAATCGTAAATGAGAACCATATTCATAACCTGGCTTTATTTGTATTTGCTTTCAGCGTTTTCTGGACCTACCTGTGGTTTTGTCAATTCTTCCTGATCTATTATGCCAATATCCCCGAAGAGTCAATTTATTTTGTACAAAGGTTGTTGAGCGATCAATATGCTCCATGGTTTTTTGCCACCCTGATCATTAACTTTATCTTTCCCTTCCTGGCATTGATGACAAGAGATTCGAAGCGCCATATGGCAATAGTGAAAATTGTTTGTATGTTAGTTCTTTTCGGTCATTGGCTGGATTTTTACCTGATGGTGATGCCCGGCACCGTACACGAACAGGGAGGTATAGGTTTTATGGAAATAGGCGTTACAGTGATTTATATCGGTATTTTTCTATATACTGTTCTTTTTGCGCTTTCCAAAGCATCGCTGATAGCGAAGCATCATCCGATGTTGGAGGAGAGTGTGCATCATACTGTTTAA
- a CDS encoding cytochrome c oxidase subunit II: MFKILLIIAAILIMVILLLGYRTHTLFSVLRGSFRKRVDKLNKVNAILFPVIMVLGIGLLFGTYGEFSLKFLPESASVHGLVTDNLFWVTTVVTVIAWLFLNTLLFVFPYLYQYKEGKRAYFFPDHHKLEIFWTVATTIMIVIMAFYGLKTWINVMMDPPEDPVIVEIMGKQFAWKVRYPGPDGKLGKYDFRLIDETNENGVDFTDKASLDDFSPREIHIPKGKPVMFKIRSRDVLHSVYAPHFRVKMDAVPGMPTRFYFTPRTTTEEMRKKLNNPDFKYELACAELCGKGHFAMRYLIYVDEEEDYYKWLSEQKSWLSKHPEYLEKVPEKLRKFVLGIESLPDEALAQEEVKGDESEDEEE; this comes from the coding sequence ATGTTCAAAATATTGCTAATCATCGCTGCCATTCTGATCATGGTGATCTTACTGTTAGGTTACCGGACCCACACTCTCTTTTCTGTTCTACGTGGAAGTTTCAGAAAGCGGGTAGACAAGCTCAATAAGGTAAATGCTATTTTATTCCCGGTCATCATGGTATTAGGCATCGGATTATTATTCGGGACTTATGGAGAGTTCAGTTTAAAGTTTTTACCTGAATCCGCTTCTGTACATGGCCTGGTAACTGACAATCTGTTTTGGGTAACTACAGTAGTTACGGTTATTGCCTGGCTTTTCTTAAATACTCTACTTTTCGTCTTCCCTTACTTATACCAATATAAAGAAGGCAAAAGAGCATATTTCTTTCCTGATCATCATAAATTAGAGATCTTTTGGACAGTTGCTACTACAATTATGATCGTTATTATGGCATTCTACGGATTAAAAACCTGGATAAATGTGATGATGGATCCCCCTGAAGATCCTGTAATTGTAGAAATTATGGGCAAGCAATTTGCCTGGAAAGTCAGGTATCCGGGCCCCGATGGTAAATTAGGCAAATATGATTTCAGGCTTATTGATGAAACCAATGAAAACGGTGTAGACTTTACCGACAAAGCATCCCTGGATGATTTTAGTCCCCGTGAAATCCATATCCCAAAAGGCAAGCCTGTTATGTTTAAGATCAGGTCGCGGGACGTATTGCACAGTGTCTATGCACCTCATTTTAGGGTAAAAATGGATGCAGTGCCAGGTATGCCTACGAGGTTCTATTTTACTCCGAGAACTACTACGGAAGAAATGCGCAAGAAGCTCAATAACCCTGATTTTAAATATGAGCTCGCCTGTGCTGAATTATGCGGCAAGGGACATTTTGCTATGCGATATCTGATTTATGTAGATGAGGAGGAGGATTACTATAAGTGGCTCTCTGAACAAAAGTCATGGCTAAGTAAACATCCTGAATATCTGGAAAAAGTGCCTGAAAAATTAAGGAAATTTGTGTTAGGTATTGAAAGCCTGCCTGATGAAGCTTTAGCGCAGGAGGAAGTAAAAGGAGATGAAAGTGAGGATGAAGAAGAATAA
- the recA gene encoding recombinase RecA translates to MSTNSEKSEKLKALQLTIEKLEKSYGKGTVMKLSDEKVQDMPVISTGSIGLDMALGIGGLPRGRVIEIYGPESSGKTTLAMHAIAEAQKTGGIAAFIDAEHAFDKLYAENLGIDTENLLISQPDNGEQALEITENLIRSGAIDILVVDSVAALVPRNEIEGEMGDSTMGLQARLMSQALRKLTGTINKTGCSCIFINQLRQKIGVFFGNPETTTGGNALKFYASVRLDIRKIGQIKDGPDKITGNRVKVKVAKNKVAPPFKTVEFDIMYGKGISKEGELVDLGVELDILQKSGSWFSFKGSKIGQGRDSVKAMLPDNPELMEELENKIREQSLPTLTETEKIPEEPEPVVTDTVEEKVDGEPDKVNQ, encoded by the coding sequence ATGAGCACAAACTCAGAAAAATCCGAAAAGCTTAAAGCCCTGCAGCTCACCATAGAAAAACTTGAAAAATCTTACGGTAAAGGCACTGTGATGAAGCTTAGTGATGAGAAGGTACAGGATATGCCTGTTATCTCTACGGGCTCCATAGGTCTTGACATGGCGCTTGGAATAGGCGGATTACCCAGAGGCAGAGTGATAGAGATTTATGGCCCTGAATCTTCAGGTAAAACCACACTTGCCATGCACGCTATTGCTGAAGCTCAAAAAACCGGAGGCATTGCTGCTTTTATAGATGCCGAGCACGCCTTTGATAAACTTTATGCCGAAAATTTAGGCATCGATACTGAAAACCTGCTTATATCACAGCCAGACAACGGGGAACAGGCGCTGGAAATTACCGAGAACCTTATCCGTTCCGGGGCAATAGATATCCTGGTCGTTGACTCAGTGGCTGCCCTGGTGCCCAGAAACGAAATAGAAGGTGAGATGGGAGACAGCACCATGGGCCTCCAGGCACGGCTGATGTCACAGGCATTGAGAAAATTAACCGGAACTATTAATAAAACAGGCTGCAGTTGTATCTTTATCAACCAGCTAAGGCAAAAAATAGGCGTATTTTTCGGCAACCCTGAAACAACCACGGGCGGCAATGCCCTCAAATTTTATGCTTCTGTACGCCTTGACATTAGAAAGATAGGCCAAATCAAAGATGGACCTGATAAAATTACCGGTAACCGTGTAAAAGTAAAAGTTGCTAAAAATAAGGTTGCTCCTCCTTTCAAAACGGTAGAATTTGACATTATGTATGGAAAAGGCATTTCAAAAGAAGGTGAGTTGGTTGACCTGGGCGTTGAACTGGATATCCTTCAAAAATCCGGCTCATGGTTCTCATTTAAAGGTAGCAAGATCGGGCAGGGCAGGGACAGCGTTAAAGCAATGCTGCCTGATAACCCCGAATTAATGGAAGAATTGGAAAATAAGATAAGAGAACAATCCCTGCCTACACTTACTGAAACTGAAAAAATACCCGAAGAACCCGAACCGGTAGTAACAGATACAGTAGAAGAAAAAGTTGATGGGGAACCAGATAAAGTGAATCAGTAG